In Candidatus Poribacteria bacterium, the DNA window AAAATATTATCATTGAGCAATTTCATAAAGACTACCAAAACGTTGCCGATTTTGAGCAGAAACATAGTGTTAAACTACCAGAAAACATCCTCGCACTGCTCCCTCCGCCGTAGACATAGCAGGAAAACAAAAACCGTCCGCTTAGCAGATAACTTGATGTTACAGCGTGTCAATCCGCGTTATCCGTGATAATCCGCGATTCTTATGTTTTCTCAGGAATCCCCATCTCACAGACTAGACTACGGTCAAAATTGCGTAAGTCCTATTTAACACTAAATCCTCAAGGATATAAATCACTCACACATTTTAACTTGACAACAGTTAGCAAATAGAGTATAATATATCATAAAACTTTCCAAAAAGGTAAATATTGTATCAAGCACTAAAACACTGGGCGCGGAAACCGACACAAATGTTTTCAGCAGACTACAGAAATTTATTACTAACTGTTAACCGAAAACAACCAACAAACACAAAAAATGTTACACTTTTCGCCAAATTATTTTTTTCACGACAGAAAATCAAACGTCAACGAACCCTTACAGTGACTGGGTTATCTAACGTTACACGCCACCTTAAAAATGTTACACCAGTGTAACATTTTCATTTTAAGGCGGATTTCTAAGAAAATATATCATTATGTTAAATACATATTCGTATCTGTATAATCCTGTGAATCTTTGAATCTAAAAAATCCTGATTCTGACACCCTACAACCATCCACAACCCGCCACCAAAATATTTGCACGCCCAAAAAATCAAAAAACCTTGAAAAAAACAATAGAATATGAGATAATCTATAGTGGAATCAACACATCCTGTTTTTTTAAAGGAGAACACACGTAAAATGCCACTTGGTAGAAAAGTCCGTTATGGCATGGTAGGTGGTGGACCCGATGCGTTCATCGGTGCCGTCCATCGCAAAGCCGCCGCACTGGACGGAGAAATAGACCTCATCGCCGGTGCTTTTTCATCATCACCCGAAAAATCTCGCCAGCAAGGTGCTGAGCTTTTCCTTGATGCCAATCGGGTCTACGGTTCTTATAAGGAGATGGCTGAAAAAGAGAGCCAACTCCCCGAAGGCGAACGGATCGACTTCGTCTCAATTGTAACACCCAATCATGTCCATTTCGATGTCGCGAAAACCTTTATCGAAGCCGGTTTTCACGTCGTCTGCGATAAGCCTATGACAACAACGGTTGCCGATGCAGAGGCACTCTGCGACCTTGTGAAAACAAACGATGTCGTCTTCGCGCTGACCCACAATTACACAGGCTATCCGATGGTGAAGCAGGCACGTGAACTCGTAAAAGAAGGTAAACTCGGCACGCTTCGCAAAATCGTCGTAGAATACCCGCAGGGATGGCTCGCCACATTCTTGGAAGACGAAGGCGCGAAACAAGCCGTCTGGCGCACAGACCCGAAGCAAGCCGGGGCATCCTCATGTATCGGAGACATCGGTTCCCACGCCGAGAACTTGGCACACTATATCACAGGACTCGAAATCGAGGAACTCTGCGCCGATATGACCACCTTTGTAGAAGGAAGGCTGTTAGAAGACGACGGCAATCTATTGGTGCATTATGAAAACGGTGTCCGCGGCGTGCTGTATGCCTCACAAGTCTCGGTAGGCGAGGAGAACAACTTACGCATCCGTGTTTACGGTACCGACGCTTCCTTGGAATGGCATCAGGAGAACCCGAACTATCTCTACGTCCGCTTCCCCGATGGTCCCGAACAGGTCTACAAACGTGGTAACGACTATCTATCAGAGGTTGTCCAGCACAACTCACGGATACCCTTCGGACACCCTGAAGCGTTCATTGAAGCATTCGCAAATATTTATCTTAACGCTGCACGCACAATCGCAGCGAAACTCGCCGGTGAAGCCCCAGGCGAATTTGATACAGATTTCCCAACCGTCCAAGACGGTGCACGCGGGGTGCATTTCATCAACGCTGCCGTAGAGAGCGGCAAACAGCGCGCATGGATCGACGCGAGTTATACACCGCCAGCATAATTTTTTCTAATCTTACACGCAACAAAATGCTCGCGTATTCAGGCATCTCACAAAAATGGGAGGGATACTGATGGAAACGCATAGAGAAAGGAATCACATCCCTTACGTCCCTACAGAGGGCGCAGAACTTTATCCTGACTCGGACGGAAAACCTATGGCGGTTAGTGATCTTCACAGACGTATCCTCACGCGGACTTTACAAGTCCTTGACACATATTTTGAAAAAAGACCGGAAGTCTATGTTTCTGGCGATATACTCATGTATTATGTTGAGGGAGACCCACGTAAATCAGTTTCACCGGATGTCCTGGTCGCTTTCGGGTTAGGGAAGAAACCCCGGCGGACGTACCTCGTCTGGCAGGAAGGAAAAGTGCCTGATTTCGCAATGGAGTTTTCCAG includes these proteins:
- a CDS encoding Gfo/Idh/MocA family oxidoreductase, with amino-acid sequence MPLGRKVRYGMVGGGPDAFIGAVHRKAAALDGEIDLIAGAFSSSPEKSRQQGAELFLDANRVYGSYKEMAEKESQLPEGERIDFVSIVTPNHVHFDVAKTFIEAGFHVVCDKPMTTTVADAEALCDLVKTNDVVFALTHNYTGYPMVKQARELVKEGKLGTLRKIVVEYPQGWLATFLEDEGAKQAVWRTDPKQAGASSCIGDIGSHAENLAHYITGLEIEELCADMTTFVEGRLLEDDGNLLVHYENGVRGVLYASQVSVGEENNLRIRVYGTDASLEWHQENPNYLYVRFPDGPEQVYKRGNDYLSEVVQHNSRIPFGHPEAFIEAFANIYLNAARTIAAKLAGEAPGEFDTDFPTVQDGARGVHFINAAVESGKQRAWIDASYTPPA